The Bacteroidota bacterium genome has a window encoding:
- a CDS encoding nuclear transport factor 2 family protein — protein sequence MSPHTVAKLWLQAFNEHNLDALLNLYDDNAQHFSPKLKQRQPETNGLIIGKAAMRLWWQDAFERLPHLQYREERITANDNCAFMEYTRIVGSEPDMAVAEILEVKNGKIIASRVYHG from the coding sequence ATGTCACCACATACTGTTGCAAAATTATGGCTGCAGGCATTTAATGAACATAATTTAGATGCTTTGTTAAATCTGTACGATGACAATGCCCAACATTTTAGTCCGAAATTAAAACAGCGCCAACCCGAAACAAACGGATTAATAATTGGGAAAGCGGCAATGCGTTTATGGTGGCAAGATGCATTCGAAAGATTACCACACTTACAATATCGGGAAGAAAGAATTACGGCAAATGACAACTGTGCCTTTATGGAATACACACGGATTGTTGGTTCTGAACCCGATATGGCCGTAGCAGAAATTCTGGAGGTAAAAAACGGAAAAATTATTGCTTCCAGAGTTTATCATGGTTAA
- a CDS encoding aminoacyl-histidine dipeptidase — MSDTVRSLQPAALWNHFEDINAIPRPSKKEERIIAFMKAFGEGLGLKTVVDSIGNVIIYKPATAGMEDRKTVVLQSHLDMVHQKNSDTNFDFSTQGIQSYIDGEWVKAKGTTLGADNGIGVASIMSLLTSTDIPHPALEALFTIDEETGMTGAFKLDKGLLEGKILLNLDTEDDDEFSIGCAGGIDTNTMYNYTSENTPAGAIAYQITVNGLKGGHSGVDIHLERGNANKIMNRMMYQCEKFGLQIVTIDGGSLRNAIPRESFATIIVTDESYVTEFNNRAEAIKNEYALQDEGLNIVISKTDLPTAVLSKSDTQKITTAIQSVHNGVFCMSSAIPGLVETSSSFARVSIKDGKFITQSLQRSSVESAKYNVAYTVGAPLKLMGCDVEHAGAYPGWAPNPDSAILKLMENKYAELFGEKPHVMAIHAGLECGILGERYHGMDMISFGPTIKHPHSPDEKVNINSVQKFWKFLLEILKDIPKN; from the coding sequence ATGTCTGATACAGTAAGATCTCTGCAACCAGCAGCACTTTGGAATCATTTCGAAGATATAAATGCCATTCCCCGTCCCTCAAAAAAAGAAGAGCGTATAATTGCTTTTATGAAGGCCTTTGGTGAAGGTTTAGGCCTGAAAACAGTAGTAGACAGTATTGGAAATGTGATTATCTACAAACCGGCAACTGCTGGCATGGAAGACCGCAAAACTGTTGTATTACAGTCGCACCTTGATATGGTACATCAAAAAAATTCCGACACAAATTTTGATTTCAGCACACAGGGAATTCAATCTTATATTGATGGTGAATGGGTAAAAGCAAAAGGAACAACTTTGGGTGCCGATAATGGTATTGGTGTTGCTTCAATAATGAGTTTACTTACATCTACTGATATTCCGCACCCTGCTTTAGAGGCTTTATTTACAATTGATGAAGAAACGGGCATGACAGGTGCATTTAAACTGGATAAAGGTTTATTGGAGGGTAAAATATTGCTTAACCTGGATACTGAAGACGATGATGAGTTTTCAATTGGTTGTGCCGGTGGTATAGATACCAATACGATGTATAATTACACTTCCGAAAATACGCCTGCAGGCGCAATTGCTTATCAAATAACAGTAAATGGTTTAAAAGGTGGACATAGTGGGGTAGATATTCATTTGGAGCGAGGTAACGCAAACAAAATTATGAATCGCATGATGTATCAGTGCGAAAAATTTGGTTTGCAAATTGTTACCATTGATGGTGGAAGTTTACGCAATGCTATTCCGCGTGAATCGTTTGCTACAATTATTGTAACAGATGAAAGTTATGTAACCGAATTTAATAATCGCGCTGAAGCAATTAAAAATGAATATGCCTTACAAGATGAAGGCTTAAATATTGTAATATCAAAAACAGATTTGCCAACTGCTGTTTTAAGTAAATCAGATACGCAAAAAATTACTACCGCAATTCAGTCAGTGCATAACGGTGTATTTTGCATGAGTTCGGCAATTCCGGGTTTAGTGGAAACATCATCATCATTTGCACGTGTATCTATTAAAGATGGAAAATTTATAACACAAAGTTTACAGCGTTCATCTGTAGAATCTGCAAAATATAATGTTGCCTATACGGTTGGAGCACCTTTAAAATTAATGGGTTGCGATGTTGAACACGCAGGCGCTTATCCAGGCTGGGCACCGAATCCGGATTCTGCTATTTTAAAACTGATGGAAAATAAATATGCTGAATTATTTGGTGAAAAACCACACGTAATGGCCATTCATGCCGGACTTGAATGTGGTATTTTAGGGGAGCGATATCATGGTATGGATATGATTTCATTTGGTCCAACAATTAAACATCCGCATTCACCTGATGAAAAAGTGAATATTAATTCTGTTCAAAAATTCTGGAAATTTTTATTGGAAATACTAAAAGACATTCCTAAAAATTAA
- a CDS encoding PKD domain-containing protein, whose amino-acid sequence MKWTLGSLLLLFGMNRAAADIPLADFSYYIEFVGIGADVFFLNESIEGETYFWDFGDGATSTDLHPFHHYDLPGIYTVCLETTNPDGSDNFCDTLITYYAPSADFSFSGDPTVMFTDMSTNFPTTWDWFFGDGDISADVNPTHTYLTNGEYNACLSVGNPGGTNYTCKTVSITTYTTTVAAFTFSGDPTVTFIDNSTLDPFEWYWDFGDGTTSTEQNPEHSYTDNGTFNVCLTATNAGGSNTYCQEVSIIYAYPFPVADFDYLIIDLGVAFVDLSTNDPILWNWDFGDGEISTEQNPIHVYADDGSYLVCLTATNIGGPDTKCEELFIVAGVNDLAENKLVLFPNPAQDLLFIQSQQPMNNSRCAIYDATGKLILQQESINGNLFQINLTDLPSGIFSVLCTENGHLRYSGVFLHNN is encoded by the coding sequence ATGAAATGGACACTAGGCAGTTTACTTTTACTTTTTGGCATGAACCGCGCTGCTGCAGATATACCTCTTGCAGACTTTTCCTATTACATTGAATTTGTAGGTATTGGTGCAGATGTGTTTTTTCTAAACGAAAGTATTGAGGGTGAAACCTATTTTTGGGATTTTGGTGATGGAGCCACATCAACCGATTTACATCCATTTCATCACTACGATCTCCCAGGTATTTACACGGTTTGTCTGGAAACCACCAATCCTGATGGCAGCGATAATTTTTGTGATACACTAATTACCTATTATGCGCCTTCCGCCGATTTTAGTTTTAGTGGTGATCCAACTGTCATGTTTACGGATATGAGTACAAATTTTCCGACAACATGGGATTGGTTTTTTGGTGATGGAGATATTAGCGCTGATGTAAATCCCACCCATACTTATTTAACTAATGGCGAATACAATGCCTGTTTATCGGTAGGAAATCCCGGCGGCACAAACTATACCTGTAAAACAGTTTCCATTACCACTTATACAACAACTGTGGCTGCCTTTACTTTTAGTGGTGATCCAACAGTTACTTTTATCGATAATTCTACACTCGACCCTTTTGAATGGTATTGGGATTTTGGTGATGGCACTACATCAACTGAACAAAATCCGGAGCACAGTTATACTGATAATGGAACTTTTAATGTGTGCTTAACTGCAACCAATGCAGGCGGCTCAAATACTTATTGTCAGGAGGTTTCCATAATTTATGCTTATCCGTTTCCGGTAGCTGATTTTGATTATTTAATCATCGACCTTGGTGTTGCGTTTGTTGATTTATCTACCAATGATCCTATATTGTGGAACTGGGATTTTGGTGATGGCGAAATATCAACGGAACAAAATCCAATACATGTATATGCTGATGATGGTAGTTATTTAGTTTGCCTAACAGCCACAAACATTGGTGGTCCTGATACAAAATGTGAGGAATTATTTATTGTTGCCGGTGTAAATGATTTAGCGGAAAATAAATTAGTATTATTTCCTAATCCTGCACAAGATTTGTTATTTATTCAATCGCAACAACCAATGAATAATTCCAGATGTGCTATTTATGATGCTACAGGCAAATTAATTTTGCAACAGGAGTCAATTAATGGCAATTTATTTCAAATTAATTTAACTGATCTGCCATCAGGCATTTTTTCTGTGTTATGTACTGAAAATGGCCACTTACGATATTCCGGTGTTTTTCTACACAACAATTAA
- a CDS encoding endonuclease/exonuclease/phosphatase family protein produces MKRIICNVFIGLIFCFGQKGFAQLFPVMSYNIRYDNPADGENSWDNRKADLVAMLQQTHPYILGIQEGLFQQVQYIDKALVQYKFIGVGREDGKQKGEFAAIYYDTSKLELMAGGTFWLSASGDTASTGWDAALPRICTYGLFKMIETGKQFYVFNCHFDHIGEEARLSSAKLIKQKIDALNITNYPVIWLGDFNCLPDSAPIKYITQYYDDCRVNSKFHFDENEGTFNGFDVNAEPTKRIDYMFVKKINIDMYIAIATKRKNGLWISDHLPIEAWIELL; encoded by the coding sequence ATGAAAAGAATTATATGTAATGTTTTTATTGGCTTGATTTTTTGTTTTGGACAGAAGGGGTTTGCACAATTATTTCCTGTAATGAGTTATAATATTCGATACGACAATCCTGCAGATGGTGAAAATAGTTGGGATAACAGGAAGGCAGATTTAGTTGCTATGTTACAACAAACACATCCTTATATTTTGGGTATTCAGGAAGGACTTTTTCAACAGGTGCAATACATCGATAAAGCATTGGTTCAATATAAATTTATAGGTGTTGGCCGTGAGGATGGTAAACAAAAAGGTGAGTTTGCAGCGATATATTATGATACTTCAAAATTGGAGCTGATGGCAGGTGGAACATTTTGGCTTTCTGCTTCAGGCGATACAGCATCTACAGGCTGGGATGCAGCATTACCAAGAATTTGCACATATGGATTATTCAAAATGATTGAAACAGGTAAACAATTTTACGTGTTTAATTGCCATTTCGATCATATTGGGGAAGAGGCACGATTATCATCTGCAAAATTAATTAAACAAAAAATAGATGCACTTAATATTACTAATTATCCGGTAATATGGTTGGGCGATTTTAATTGTTTGCCGGATAGTGCGCCAATAAAATATATAACCCAATATTATGATGATTGTAGAGTAAACTCGAAATTTCACTTTGATGAAAATGAAGGCACTTTTAATGGTTTCGATGTAAACGCGGAGCCAACAAAACGGATTGATTATATGTTTGTCAAGAAAATAAATATTGATATGTATATTGCTATTGCCACTAAAAGAAAAAATGGCTTATGGATTTCCGATCACTTGCCAATTGAGGCATGGATTGAGCTGCTTTAA
- a CDS encoding T9SS type A sorting domain-containing protein, with product MRKYFILTVLITCYSISYGQTSTWEAVYNIIQSNCSSCHIPGHVSGLNLTETSDILYTQLYDVTPTNITAAGKNYKLVKPGNPYKSFLFSKINNGLALDVALSAGEGAACPQDAAPLDNKQIELVRQWILFSAPETGFVVDEAIIADFYDNDGIQSVPSPPAPPTAGTGYQIHFGPFFLWPGEEHEYWDKFDPEITSTTEIIKFETLMSSYSHHFLMYKFNNLTIAETVPFGLHDGPDFAGVDVVFAQQFSDSLNLPPHTAFSWEANTLLDLNSHYINYSPDKTLACEVYINVYTQTAGTAIQIMQTIRKSNSDIFIPNDSLPHTFVDTAYGNGHGEDELFVWAMTSHTHKYGSDFDIYKRNEDGSLGDHIFDASCGATLGAPDCLDEIYDFQHPPTRKWDNMLPVKWKNGFISKTSFINNGPEPVSFGMTSEDEMAVFMYFFVDDTIGLNINVATVDAEVKPFEMLLYPSPVNDNLIINVNLTNYDGPILITDINGKSHTFLKGQYQIINPGIISVDLSEFTPGLYIIQLINDQQIISDKIIKF from the coding sequence ATGCGCAAATATTTTATCCTTACCGTCTTAATTACCTGTTATTCAATCAGTTATGGCCAAACTTCTACTTGGGAAGCCGTTTATAATATTATTCAAAGCAATTGCAGCAGTTGCCATATACCCGGTCATGTTAGTGGTTTAAATCTGACTGAAACATCTGACATCCTGTATACACAACTTTATGATGTAACACCGACAAACATTACTGCAGCCGGTAAAAATTACAAACTGGTAAAGCCGGGAAATCCGTATAAAAGTTTTTTGTTTTCTAAAATTAATAACGGGCTTGCATTAGATGTTGCTCTTAGTGCAGGGGAAGGTGCCGCATGTCCTCAGGATGCAGCGCCACTGGATAATAAACAAATCGAGTTGGTTAGACAATGGATTTTGTTTAGTGCACCCGAAACAGGATTTGTAGTTGATGAAGCAATTATTGCAGACTTTTATGATAATGATGGTATACAATCTGTTCCCTCACCGCCCGCACCTCCAACAGCAGGAACCGGTTATCAAATTCATTTTGGCCCGTTTTTTTTATGGCCGGGTGAAGAACATGAATATTGGGACAAATTTGATCCGGAAATTACCTCAACTACAGAAATAATTAAATTCGAAACATTAATGAGTAGTTATTCGCATCATTTTTTGATGTATAAATTTAATAATTTAACTATCGCAGAAACAGTTCCGTTCGGATTACATGATGGTCCCGATTTTGCAGGTGTAGATGTTGTTTTTGCTCAACAATTTAGTGATAGTTTGAATTTACCCCCGCATACCGCTTTTAGTTGGGAGGCAAATACTTTACTGGATTTAAATTCACATTATATTAATTACAGTCCCGATAAAACTTTGGCTTGTGAAGTATACATAAATGTTTACACGCAAACGGCAGGAACAGCAATTCAAATAATGCAAACAATTCGTAAATCAAATTCCGATATATTTATTCCAAACGATAGTTTACCGCATACATTTGTTGATACTGCTTACGGGAACGGACACGGAGAAGATGAATTATTTGTTTGGGCAATGACCAGCCACACCCATAAATACGGTTCCGATTTTGATATTTATAAACGTAATGAAGATGGCAGCCTGGGTGATCATATTTTTGATGCAAGCTGTGGCGCAACCTTAGGAGCACCGGATTGTTTAGATGAGATATATGACTTTCAGCATCCACCTACCAGAAAGTGGGATAACATGTTACCTGTTAAATGGAAAAACGGATTTATTTCTAAAACCAGCTTTATTAATAATGGTCCCGAACCGGTTAGTTTTGGAATGACATCTGAAGATGAGATGGCTGTTTTTATGTATTTTTTTGTTGATGATACAATCGGCTTAAATATAAATGTTGCAACTGTAGATGCTGAAGTGAAGCCCTTTGAAATGTTATTATATCCCAGCCCCGTTAACGACAATTTAATTATTAATGTGAACCTGACAAATTATGATGGACCAATTTTAATTACTGATATAAATGGCAAAAGCCACACTTTTTTAAAAGGACAATATCAAATAATAAATCCCGGTATAATTTCAGTTGATTTGTCTGAATTTACACCGGGATTATATATTATTCAACTAATAAATGATCAACAAATTATTTCAGATAAAATAATTAAATTTTAA
- a CDS encoding peptidylprolyl isomerase, with protein sequence MKKLFLVASVCFGILKCTTVNAQTDIIFYTTMGTFEAEMYDTLQPITAGNFIDLVEAEFYDGIIFHRVVADFVIQGGDPLGTGFGGPGYTIEDEFDTLASNIKKALGMANAGPNTGGSQFYINLVSNTYLDPNYPVFGIVTENFEVVEAIGEVPVNAADKPITPVVMDSVRIKGAGPTSIQNSTADLINISISPNPASDFININVSDFAGKNTLTLINNSGQTFWEAPLTSTLQIPVSDFAAGNYFIVVKDESGRFVEVRKLVVGR encoded by the coding sequence ATGAAAAAATTATTCTTAGTTGCTTCAGTTTGTTTTGGGATATTAAAGTGCACTACAGTAAATGCACAAACAGATATCATATTTTACACAACTATGGGTACATTCGAAGCTGAAATGTATGATACTTTGCAACCGATAACTGCAGGGAATTTTATTGATTTAGTTGAAGCAGAATTTTATGACGGAATTATTTTTCATCGTGTTGTTGCTGATTTTGTAATTCAGGGAGGTGATCCACTGGGAACAGGTTTTGGTGGACCCGGTTATACTATTGAAGATGAATTTGATACATTAGCCAGTAACATAAAAAAGGCTTTAGGTATGGCCAATGCCGGACCAAATACCGGTGGCAGTCAGTTTTATATTAACTTGGTGAGCAATACCTATCTTGACCCCAATTATCCTGTATTCGGAATCGTAACAGAAAATTTTGAAGTAGTTGAAGCTATAGGTGAAGTGCCGGTAAATGCAGCTGATAAACCAATAACCCCGGTTGTTATGGACAGCGTAAGAATTAAAGGAGCAGGTCCCACATCTATTCAAAATAGCACTGCAGATTTAATAAACATTTCCATTTCGCCCAACCCTGCATCAGACTTTATAAATATTAATGTTTCCGATTTTGCAGGAAAAAACACCCTCACATTAATAAATAATTCCGGCCAAACATTTTGGGAAGCACCATTAACATCTACATTACAAATACCGGTATCCGATTTTGCTGCAGGTAATTATTTTATTGTGGTAAAAGATGAAAGTGGGAGGTTTGTGGAGGTTAGGAAGTTGGTTGTGGGGAGGTGA
- a CDS encoding VCBS repeat-containing protein, with protein MFSLSIYAQIPQRWEIDSKTFRDNSDQVETGDMDSDGDLDIVVGGGDYFYMMWFENTGTTFSTQQHMLNIVADHFVLSDINGDGYLDIVSSHSWYIEITYNLNISGTGLEFEEHTIYAPIVGAYTFPFTVADLDSDGDDDVIYTTTIAQELIWAENVYSEGDEFITHTIFELTYFPNEYATGDFDNDGDMDIITSTLEDKVCWIENLGGEFFSFESIIEEIENMKCMTFTDLQGDNDLDLLIGAGQSYFDDDNGLFILYNDGLGNFTDAVNYYEPADVLNIFTGFINNDIFPDIVFVDNISGVIDGYPVNGHILYGTSDETLGGINNLLSFTPPQFDMTGFKKGNLADINDDGLDDLAISVNGGVIWSTNVTVAGPFSGYKQLAQMRAEPKGLSFIDENGSDENEIILYDRNGRINSYFFDTIANSIEFILKPDSVAQLFDISSFLTFDYDNDGLEDIFTNSYSGCMECLYEDEYKVLRVYKNLPGQGNYASPSIAATEILIYPISADIDGDGFIDVVASYPNYYFAGYDDEGFEIYTPQFNTYWLKNEMGGGTFTKHMISFEDTPTQNITKSGDMDEDGDMDVMSINFTTGNLGWWENLDGAGNFSDIHDLIAVDSIRTFNIIDEDNDEDLDLVITINGDLFVCLNEAGVFTDPILRSNISDGYYSGITLVEDMDQDGRLDVISGSYHTYYYHNNAISGLDSIPAAMTFNYNFAIATDINEDGIAEIAGVPDEDFFPGDSAFVIEINPEPVYVIVEHSNDSLTLDENIYYNDTISVRLNTIPAEICYIKFNAKDTYDPEYELTLSSPDPHVFTMLFNADSTALNEQKIIITAKNDIEMDSTDPGILFTEAYSVHNIYDLLLARYTLYDIIDNDYPLINHDMDNELNIQSYYNAAQQQLFITYHALSEINVINLYSINGDCVARINANESSATIIIDCSQFAEGVYLIELIDVKNNKRQAGKVFK; from the coding sequence TTGTTTTCACTGAGCATTTACGCCCAAATTCCTCAACGATGGGAAATTGATTCCAAAACGTTCAGGGATAATTCCGATCAGGTGGAAACAGGAGATATGGATTCTGACGGTGATTTGGATATAGTTGTTGGTGGTGGAGACTACTTTTACATGATGTGGTTTGAAAACACTGGAACCACCTTTTCAACTCAGCAACATATGCTAAATATTGTAGCAGATCACTTTGTGTTGAGCGATATAAATGGAGATGGTTATTTAGATATTGTTAGTTCTCATAGTTGGTATATTGAAATTACCTATAACTTAAACATATCTGGCACCGGACTTGAATTCGAAGAACACACTATTTATGCCCCGATCGTAGGTGCTTATACTTTTCCATTCACTGTTGCTGATTTGGATTCTGATGGTGATGATGATGTCATATACACTACAACTATCGCCCAAGAATTAATCTGGGCAGAAAATGTATATTCCGAAGGCGATGAATTTATTACACACACCATTTTTGAACTTACCTATTTTCCAAACGAATATGCTACCGGTGATTTTGACAATGATGGTGATATGGATATTATCACTTCAACTTTAGAAGATAAGGTTTGTTGGATTGAAAATTTGGGCGGAGAATTTTTTTCATTTGAATCAATTATTGAGGAGATTGAAAATATGAAATGTATGACGTTTACCGATCTTCAAGGGGATAATGATTTGGATTTGCTGATAGGTGCCGGACAATCCTATTTTGATGATGATAATGGTTTGTTTATTCTCTATAATGATGGCTTGGGTAATTTTACAGATGCAGTTAATTACTACGAGCCTGCAGACGTTTTAAATATTTTTACGGGGTTTATAAATAATGATATTTTTCCTGATATTGTTTTTGTGGATAATATTTCTGGGGTGATAGATGGTTATCCGGTTAATGGTCATATCCTATACGGCACCAGCGATGAAACATTAGGCGGCATTAATAATTTGTTGAGCTTCACACCACCACAGTTTGATATGACAGGTTTCAAAAAAGGAAATTTAGCGGATATTAATGATGATGGTTTGGATGATTTAGCAATTTCTGTAAATGGTGGAGTTATTTGGTCGACAAATGTGACAGTTGCTGGCCCTTTTTCTGGATATAAACAATTAGCACAAATGAGAGCCGAGCCAAAAGGTTTGAGCTTTATTGATGAAAACGGTAGCGACGAAAATGAGATAATACTATATGATAGAAACGGCCGAATCAACAGTTATTTTTTTGATACAATTGCTAATTCTATTGAATTCATTTTAAAACCGGATAGTGTTGCACAACTTTTTGATATTTCTTCATTCTTGACTTTTGATTATGACAACGATGGTCTTGAGGACATTTTTACAAATTCCTATTCTGGTTGTATGGAATGTTTGTATGAAGATGAGTATAAAGTGTTACGGGTTTACAAGAATTTACCTGGTCAAGGTAATTATGCAAGCCCTTCAATTGCTGCAACTGAAATCTTAATTTATCCTATAAGTGCTGATATTGATGGTGATGGATTTATAGATGTTGTAGCAAGCTATCCAAATTATTATTTCGCCGGTTATGATGATGAGGGTTTTGAAATATATACTCCTCAGTTTAATACTTACTGGTTGAAAAATGAAATGGGCGGTGGCACATTCACTAAACATATGATTTCATTTGAAGATACTCCGACCCAAAACATCACAAAATCGGGCGATATGGATGAGGATGGCGATATGGATGTTATGTCAATTAATTTTACAACCGGAAATTTGGGTTGGTGGGAAAATTTAGATGGTGCCGGCAACTTTTCGGATATTCATGATTTAATAGCAGTAGACTCAATCCGCACTTTCAATATAATTGATGAAGATAATGATGAAGACCTTGATTTAGTTATTACTATAAATGGTGACTTGTTTGTCTGCTTGAATGAAGCCGGAGTATTTACTGATCCCATACTAAGAAGTAATATTAGCGATGGATATTATAGTGGAATCACTTTGGTTGAAGATATGGATCAAGATGGCCGCCTAGACGTAATTTCCGGCAGTTATCACACTTATTATTATCATAACAATGCAATATCCGGGCTTGATTCTATACCAGCAGCTATGACATTCAATTACAATTTTGCAATTGCAACAGATATTAATGAGGATGGTATTGCAGAAATTGCTGGTGTACCCGATGAGGACTTTTTTCCCGGAGATTCGGCATTTGTCATTGAGATAAATCCTGAACCTGTATATGTAATTGTAGAACACTCTAATGACAGCCTTACCTTAGATGAAAATATATATTATAACGATACAATATCGGTTCGATTAAATACAATTCCGGCAGAAATTTGTTATATAAAATTTAATGCAAAAGATACATATGACCCCGAATACGAGCTCACGCTTTCAAGCCCCGATCCACATGTATTTACAATGTTATTTAATGCTGATTCCACAGCATTAAATGAACAAAAAATAATTATTACTGCAAAAAACGATATCGAAATGGATAGCACCGACCCAGGCATATTATTCACTGAAGCGTATAGTGTGCACAACATCTACGATTTGTTATTGGCCCGTTATACATTGTATGATATTATTGACAACGACTATCCATTAATAAATCATGATATGGATAATGAGTTGAATATTCAATCCTATTATAATGCCGCTCAACAACAATTATTCATTACCTACCATGCGCTTTCGGAAATAAATGTAATAAATCTCTATTCAATTAATGGTGATTGTGTTGCACGCATTAATGCAAACGAAAGTTCTGCAACAATTATAATTGATTGTTCCCAATTTGCAGAAGGAGTATATCTGATTGAACTCATAGACGTGAAAAATAATAAAAGGCAAGCGGGGAAGGTTTTTAAATAA